The Podarcis raffonei isolate rPodRaf1 chromosome 2, rPodRaf1.pri, whole genome shotgun sequence genome window below encodes:
- the LOC128407097 gene encoding transmembrane and death domain protein 1-like, which translates to MLALTGLPLFLLASQMTYIKMAAHDPEATVLGCVSELLNPEECHELYIRLATPQKDAQQPSEEGDLYPAGQREGISDMDQCKEGLKQWLQLQRGAIDWDRLARALRQIGRPDVSRELKKSLNKNRSLEPKWDAEGNRTVVMGAQPSALLVENKAPTRRSRYRPIHKHHKTFAKEGSWDLKAFLLQLFPVALQNLTLQQCVLPAARLLVVSFLAGLVLWLISVYYVICWNLGQCLFASGLRYGATPARQNMNLTVIWNNQAVEDTIDDEEDPDSSLEEDATEDEQ; encoded by the coding sequence ATGTTGGCATTAACTGGACTCCCTCTCTTCTTGCTGGCATCACAGATGACCTACATTAAGATGGCAGCTCATGACCCCGAGGCCACCGTGCTAGGATGCGTCTCAGAGCTCCTGAACCCGGAAGAATGCCATGAGCTCTACATCCGGCTTGCCACCCCTCAGAAGGATGCCCAGCAGCCATCAGAAGAGGGGGACCTCTACCCTGCCGGCCAACGGGAAGGCATATCCGACATGGACCAGTGCAAAGAAGGCCTAAAGCAGTGGCTGCAGTTGCAGAGAGGCGCCATCGACTGGGACCGCCTGGCGCGAGCTCTGCGGCAGATCGGGCGCCCCGATGTCTCCAGGGAGCTGAAGAAGAGCCTCAATAAGAACAGGAGCTTGGAGCCCAAGTGGGACGCAGAGGGAAATCGGACGGTGGTGATGGGCGCTCAGCCGTCGGCCCTCCTCGTTGAAAACAAGGCGCCCACCCGCAGGAGCCGTTACAGGCCCATCCACAAACACCACAAGACCTTTGCGAAGGAGGGCAGCTGGGATCTCAAGGCTTTTCTCCTCCAGTTGTTCCCGGTTGCTTTGCAGAATCTGACCCTACAGCAGTGCGTCTTACCGGCAGCCCGGCTGCTTGTTGTGAGCTTCCTGGCGGGGCTGGTCCTCTGGCTGATTTCCGTGTATTATGTCATTTGCTGGAATCTGGGGCAATGCCTCTTTGCCAGCGGCCTTCGCTACGGTGCGACCCCGGCTCGGCAGAACATGAACTTGACGGTGATTTGGAACAACCAAGCCGTTGAAGACACTATAGATGACGAGGAGGACCCGGACAGTTCCTTAGAAGAGGATGCTACAGAGGATGAACAGTGA